One genomic segment of Nocardia spumae includes these proteins:
- a CDS encoding acyclic terpene utilization AtuA family protein, whose amino-acid sequence MTSLGSDPEVLRIGNCSGFYGDRLSAMREMLEGGQLDVLTGDYLAELTMLILGRDRMKDPALGYAKTFVRQLADCLGLALERGVRVVVNAGGLNPAGLARRVGEVADELGLDAKIAYVHGDDLLPRARELGLGAPLTANAYLGAWGIAEALNAGADIVVTGRVTDAALVVGPAAAHFGWARDDYDALAGAVVAGHVIECGTQATGGNFAFFTEFEDLGRPGFPIAEVRRDGSSVITKHEGTGGAVTVDTVEAQLMYEIQGARYAGPDVTARLDSIRLGAAGPDRVLISGVTGEAPPPQFKVSLNTLGGFRNEMTFVLTGLDIEAKAQLAQRQLESWLPVRPAELDWSLSRLDRPDADTEERASALLRCVVRDPDPNKVGRVFSGVAVELALASYPGFTLTSPPGNGAPYGVFTAGYVDAGEVAHTAVLPDGSEVAIAPAASTRALAEVAEPELPQPLPRTETRRVPLGAIALARSGDKGGNANIGVWVRTDEQWRWLAHTLTVDELQALLPETAKLSVTRHVLPNLRAVNFVIEGLLGLGVAYQARFDPQAKGLGEWLRSRHIDIPVELLP is encoded by the coding sequence ATGACCAGTCTGGGCTCCGATCCGGAAGTCCTCCGGATCGGTAACTGTTCCGGGTTCTACGGCGACCGGTTGAGCGCGATGCGCGAGATGCTCGAAGGCGGGCAGCTCGACGTACTCACCGGGGACTATCTCGCCGAACTCACCATGTTGATTCTCGGCCGCGACCGGATGAAGGATCCGGCGCTCGGCTACGCGAAGACGTTCGTCCGCCAGCTGGCGGACTGCCTCGGCCTGGCACTCGAGCGTGGTGTGCGCGTCGTCGTCAACGCCGGTGGGCTCAATCCGGCCGGGCTGGCACGGCGCGTCGGTGAGGTCGCCGACGAACTCGGGCTGGACGCGAAGATCGCCTACGTCCACGGGGACGACCTGCTGCCGCGCGCCCGGGAATTGGGGCTGGGCGCTCCGCTGACCGCCAATGCCTATCTGGGCGCCTGGGGTATCGCCGAGGCGCTGAACGCCGGCGCCGACATCGTCGTCACCGGCCGCGTCACCGACGCCGCGCTGGTCGTCGGCCCCGCCGCCGCTCACTTCGGCTGGGCCCGAGACGATTACGACGCGCTCGCCGGTGCGGTCGTGGCCGGGCACGTGATCGAATGCGGGACCCAGGCCACCGGCGGCAATTTCGCCTTCTTCACCGAATTCGAGGATCTGGGCCGCCCCGGATTTCCGATCGCCGAGGTGCGCCGTGACGGCAGCAGTGTCATCACCAAGCACGAGGGCACCGGCGGTGCGGTGACCGTCGACACCGTCGAAGCGCAGCTCATGTACGAGATCCAGGGTGCGCGCTACGCCGGGCCGGATGTCACCGCGCGGCTGGACAGCATCCGGCTCGGTGCCGCCGGACCGGACCGGGTCCTGATCAGCGGGGTCACCGGGGAGGCGCCGCCGCCGCAATTCAAGGTCTCGCTGAACACCCTCGGCGGTTTCCGCAACGAGATGACCTTCGTGCTGACCGGACTCGATATCGAGGCCAAAGCGCAACTGGCACAGCGGCAGCTGGAGAGCTGGCTGCCCGTGCGACCGGCCGAACTGGACTGGTCGCTGTCGCGGCTGGACCGTCCCGACGCCGATACCGAGGAGCGGGCCAGCGCACTGCTGCGCTGTGTGGTCCGCGATCCCGACCCGAACAAGGTCGGTCGCGTATTCTCCGGTGTCGCGGTCGAATTGGCGCTGGCCAGCTACCCCGGCTTCACCTTGACCTCACCGCCCGGCAACGGCGCCCCCTACGGCGTGTTCACCGCGGGCTATGTCGACGCGGGCGAGGTCGCGCACACCGCGGTGCTGCCCGACGGGTCCGAGGTGGCGATCGCGCCCGCCGCCTCGACCCGCGCACTGGCCGAGGTAGCGGAACCGGAACTCCCGCAGCCGCTGCCGCGCACCGAGACCCGCCGCGTTCCACTCGGTGCCATCGCGCTGGCCCGCAGCGGTGACAAGGGCGGCAACGCGAATATCGGCGTGTGGGTGCGCACCGACGAGCAGTGGCGCTGGCTCGCGCACACCCTCACCGTCGACGAACTGCAGGCGCTGCTGCCCGAAACCGCGAAGCTCAGCGTCACCCGGCATGTGCTGCCCAATCTGCGCGCGGTGAACTTCGTCATCGAGGGCCTGCTCGGACTCGGTGTCGCCTATCAGGCCCGATTCGATCCACAAGCCAAGGGACTCGGCGAATGGCTGCGGTCTCGACACATCGACATACCAGTGGAGTTGCTACCGTGA
- a CDS encoding acyl-CoA dehydrogenase family protein, which yields MTTSVWQTPERRELRATVRGFAEREVLPYLDDWERAGEIPRELHKKAGALGLLGIQFPEAVGGAGGDGIDAAIVAEEMHYAGCSGGLFASLFTCGIAVPHMAASGNAELIENWVKPTLAGEKIGSLAITEPGGGSDVGHLTTAAVRDGDDYVVNGSKTFITSGVRADYVVTAVRTGGPGASGVSLLLVEKDRPGFTVSRKLEKMGWLASDTAELSYVDVRVPVSNLVGAENSGFAQIAQAFVSERVGLAVQAYGHAQRCLDLTLGWCRDRETFGRPLISRQAVQNTLSEMARRIDVARVYTRHVAERAADGETDLIAEVCFAKNTAVETAEWVAHQAVQLFGGLGYMRESEVERHYRDVRILGIGGGTNEILTSLAAKRLGFQS from the coding sequence GTGACGACGAGTGTCTGGCAGACGCCCGAACGGCGTGAATTGCGTGCCACCGTACGAGGTTTCGCCGAGCGCGAGGTGCTGCCGTATCTGGACGACTGGGAGCGGGCGGGGGAGATCCCGCGCGAACTTCACAAGAAGGCCGGCGCCCTCGGACTACTCGGCATCCAGTTCCCGGAGGCGGTCGGCGGCGCCGGCGGTGACGGTATCGATGCCGCCATCGTCGCCGAGGAGATGCACTACGCGGGCTGTTCCGGTGGTCTGTTCGCCTCGCTGTTCACCTGCGGAATCGCGGTGCCGCACATGGCGGCCAGCGGTAACGCGGAGCTCATCGAGAACTGGGTGAAACCCACGCTGGCCGGTGAGAAGATCGGCTCGCTGGCGATCACCGAACCGGGTGGCGGCTCCGATGTCGGCCACCTCACCACCGCTGCGGTGCGCGACGGTGACGACTACGTGGTCAACGGCTCGAAGACGTTCATCACCTCCGGAGTGCGCGCCGATTACGTCGTGACCGCCGTGCGCACGGGCGGCCCGGGTGCGTCCGGGGTGTCGCTGCTGCTGGTCGAGAAGGACCGGCCCGGTTTCACGGTCAGCCGCAAGCTGGAGAAGATGGGCTGGCTGGCCTCCGATACCGCCGAACTGTCGTATGTGGATGTGCGGGTGCCGGTCTCGAATCTGGTGGGCGCGGAGAACTCCGGATTCGCGCAGATCGCCCAGGCTTTCGTCAGTGAGCGGGTGGGGTTGGCCGTGCAGGCCTACGGTCACGCGCAGCGCTGCCTGGATCTGACACTGGGCTGGTGCCGTGATCGCGAGACCTTCGGCCGGCCGCTGATCAGCCGCCAGGCCGTGCAGAACACGCTGTCGGAGATGGCCCGCCGCATCGACGTCGCCCGGGTGTACACCCGGCATGTCGCCGAGCGGGCGGCCGACGGCGAGACCGATCTGATCGCCGAGGTCTGCTTCGCCAAGAACACCGCCGTCGAAACCGCCGAATGGGTTGCCCACCAGGCGGTTCAGCTGTTCGGCGGGCTGGGCTACATGCGGGAATCCGAGGTGGAGCGGCACTACCGCGACGTCCGCATTCTCGGCATCGGCGGCGGCACCAACGAAATCCTGACCAGCCTCGCGGCCAAGCGATTGGGGTTCCAATCTTGA
- a CDS encoding acyl-CoA carboxylase subunit beta, which yields MSTLRTSIDPNSADYQAAAEAMTEKLAEVEAEYAKNIAGGGPDKMARHRKRGKMTARERIELLIDEDSPFLELAPLAAWGSEFHVGGSVIAGIGIVEGVECMIVAPDPTVRGGTSNPWTLRKNLRMNDIALENRLPVIGLVESGGADLPTQKEVFVPGGRMFRDLTRLSAAGIPTIALVFGNSTAGGAYIPGMSDYTVMIKERSKVFLGGPPLVKMATGEESDDESLGGAEMHARTSGLADYLAADEQDAIRIGRSIVRRLNWTKKGPAPRAEVIDPLYDPEELLGIVPTDLKIPFDPREVIARVVDGSDFDEFKPLYGSSLVTGWAELHGYPIGILANARGVLFSEEAQKAAQFIQLANQSDTPLLFLHNTTGYMVGKEYEQKGIIKHGAMMINAVSNSKVPHISVLMGASYGAGHYGMCGRAYDPRFVFAWPSAKSAVMGGAQLAGVISIVGRAAAESRGMPFDEEADKGMRAMIEAQIEAESLPMFMSGRLYDDGVIDPRDTRTVLGMALSAIHNSPIEGAEGFGVFRM from the coding sequence TTGAGCACACTGCGCACATCCATCGACCCGAATTCGGCCGACTACCAGGCCGCGGCCGAGGCCATGACCGAGAAACTGGCCGAGGTCGAGGCGGAATACGCCAAGAACATCGCCGGTGGGGGGCCGGACAAGATGGCCCGGCATCGCAAGCGCGGCAAGATGACCGCGCGCGAACGCATCGAACTGCTCATCGACGAGGATTCGCCGTTCCTGGAGCTGGCGCCGCTGGCCGCGTGGGGCAGCGAATTCCATGTCGGCGGCAGTGTCATCGCGGGTATCGGCATCGTCGAGGGTGTCGAATGCATGATCGTGGCGCCCGATCCGACCGTGCGCGGTGGCACCTCGAATCCGTGGACGCTGCGCAAGAACCTGCGCATGAACGATATCGCGCTGGAGAACCGGCTCCCGGTGATCGGGCTCGTCGAATCCGGCGGCGCCGATCTGCCCACACAGAAAGAGGTCTTCGTACCGGGCGGGCGGATGTTCCGCGATCTGACCCGCCTGTCGGCGGCCGGAATCCCCACCATCGCACTGGTATTCGGCAACTCCACCGCCGGTGGCGCCTACATTCCGGGCATGTCCGACTACACGGTCATGATCAAGGAGCGTTCCAAGGTGTTCCTCGGTGGACCGCCACTGGTGAAGATGGCGACCGGCGAGGAGTCCGACGACGAATCACTCGGTGGCGCCGAAATGCATGCGCGCACTTCGGGTCTGGCGGACTACCTGGCGGCCGACGAACAGGACGCCATCCGCATCGGCCGGTCCATCGTGCGCCGGCTGAACTGGACCAAGAAGGGGCCGGCGCCCAGGGCCGAGGTGATCGATCCGCTCTACGATCCCGAGGAACTGCTGGGCATCGTGCCCACCGATCTGAAGATCCCGTTCGATCCGCGCGAGGTCATCGCCCGGGTGGTGGACGGCTCCGATTTCGACGAGTTCAAACCGCTCTACGGTTCGAGCCTGGTCACGGGGTGGGCCGAACTGCACGGCTATCCGATCGGCATCCTCGCCAATGCCCGCGGGGTGCTGTTCTCCGAAGAGGCGCAGAAAGCGGCCCAGTTCATCCAGCTGGCCAACCAGTCCGACACCCCGCTGCTGTTCCTGCACAACACCACCGGCTACATGGTCGGCAAGGAGTACGAGCAGAAGGGCATCATCAAGCACGGCGCGATGATGATCAACGCGGTGTCGAATTCGAAGGTGCCGCACATCTCGGTGCTGATGGGCGCCTCCTACGGCGCCGGCCACTACGGCATGTGCGGTCGTGCCTACGATCCGCGCTTCGTCTTCGCCTGGCCCAGTGCGAAATCCGCGGTCATGGGCGGGGCTCAGCTGGCCGGCGTGATCTCCATCGTCGGCCGTGCCGCCGCCGAGTCGAGGGGGATGCCCTTCGACGAGGAGGCCGACAAGGGCATGCGCGCGATGATCGAAGCGCAGATCGAGGCCGAATCGCTGCCGATGTTCATGTCGGGCCGGCTCTACGACGACGGTGTCATCGACCCCCGCGATACCCGCACGGTATTGGGAATGGCGCTGTCCGCCATCCACAATTCCCCGATCGAAGGCGCCGAGGGCTTCGGCGTCTTCCGGATGTGA
- a CDS encoding acetyl/propionyl/methylcrotonyl-CoA carboxylase subunit alpha — MRDDARVPGGRITNVLVANRGEIARRVFATCRRMGIATTAVYSDADAQAPHVAEADAAIRLPGNSPAETYLRAELIIEAALAAGADAVHPGYGFLSENAGFAKAVQEAGLVWIGPPVAAIEQMGSKVESKKMMDAAGVPVLKQLDPAEVTADLLPVLIKASAGGGGRGMRVVRELSQLNDQIEAARREAESAFGDPTVFCERYLETGRHIEVQVMADTHGRVWAVGERECSIQRRHQKVVEEAPSPLVERISSMRERLFEAARLASEAIGYEGAGTVEFLADEQGDFFFLEMNTRLQVEHPVTECTTGLDLVRLQLQVAQGYRLPEAPPPMRGHSIEVRLYAEDPAQDWQPQSGSVHRIEFAPGTAEFTVLTEPGLRLDSGVVDGSVVGVFYDPMLAKVISYADTREEAAHLLATALRRARIHGLVTNRDLLVRVLRHPAFLAGDTDTAFFATHGLENLSAPLVSEADEALSIIAAALADAAANRSRARIGGGLPSGWRNLPSQAQSKSYESRTSGVHEVRYRLNRAGLSVDGHEGLELIEATPDVVVLAVPGERGAVRRRFEIGRYGDLVAVDSPLGPVSLRKLPRFSDPADQVAEGSLLAPMPGSVIRLGAEIGSTVVKGQPILWLEAMKMEHTIAAPTDGVLAELNVAAGQQVEVGAVLAVVHAPDPAE, encoded by the coding sequence GTGCGGGATGACGCTCGGGTGCCGGGTGGGCGCATCACGAATGTTCTGGTCGCCAATCGCGGGGAGATCGCCCGGCGGGTGTTCGCGACCTGCCGGCGCATGGGGATCGCCACGACCGCGGTGTATTCGGACGCGGACGCGCAGGCGCCGCATGTGGCCGAAGCCGATGCCGCGATCCGACTGCCCGGCAACAGTCCCGCCGAGACCTATCTGCGTGCCGAACTGATCATCGAGGCCGCACTCGCCGCCGGGGCGGATGCCGTCCATCCCGGGTACGGATTCCTCTCCGAGAACGCGGGATTCGCGAAGGCGGTGCAGGAGGCCGGGCTCGTCTGGATCGGCCCGCCGGTCGCGGCGATCGAGCAGATGGGCTCGAAGGTCGAGTCGAAGAAGATGATGGATGCCGCCGGCGTCCCGGTACTGAAGCAACTCGATCCGGCCGAGGTCACCGCGGATCTGCTGCCGGTGCTCATCAAGGCCTCCGCGGGTGGTGGCGGTCGCGGTATGCGGGTCGTGCGCGAACTTTCGCAACTGAACGACCAGATCGAGGCCGCCCGGCGCGAAGCCGAATCGGCATTCGGCGATCCGACGGTGTTCTGCGAACGCTATCTGGAAACCGGCCGCCATATCGAGGTCCAGGTCATGGCCGATACCCACGGCCGGGTCTGGGCGGTGGGCGAGCGCGAATGCTCGATTCAGCGGCGGCATCAGAAGGTGGTCGAGGAGGCACCCTCGCCACTGGTCGAGCGGATCTCGTCCATGCGGGAGCGTTTGTTCGAAGCGGCACGCCTGGCCTCGGAGGCCATCGGCTACGAGGGCGCCGGCACGGTCGAATTCCTGGCCGACGAGCAGGGCGACTTCTTCTTCCTGGAGATGAATACCCGTCTGCAGGTGGAACATCCGGTCACCGAGTGCACCACCGGACTGGATCTGGTCCGGTTGCAACTGCAGGTGGCGCAGGGCTACCGGCTGCCGGAGGCGCCGCCGCCGATGCGCGGACATTCGATCGAGGTGCGTCTGTACGCCGAGGATCCGGCACAGGACTGGCAGCCGCAGAGCGGTTCGGTGCATCGCATCGAATTCGCGCCGGGCACTGCCGAATTCACGGTGCTGACCGAACCCGGACTGCGGCTGGACTCCGGTGTCGTCGACGGTTCGGTGGTCGGAGTGTTCTACGACCCGATGCTCGCCAAGGTGATCTCCTACGCCGATACCCGCGAGGAGGCGGCGCATCTGCTGGCCACCGCGCTGCGGCGGGCTCGCATCCACGGTCTGGTCACCAACCGCGATCTGCTGGTCCGCGTGCTGCGACATCCGGCTTTCCTGGCCGGGGACACCGATACCGCCTTCTTCGCCACCCATGGACTGGAGAACCTGTCCGCACCGCTGGTTTCGGAGGCGGACGAGGCGTTGTCCATCATCGCCGCGGCGCTGGCCGACGCGGCGGCGAACCGGTCGCGGGCGCGAATCGGCGGCGGGTTGCCCAGTGGCTGGCGCAACCTGCCTTCGCAGGCCCAGAGCAAGTCCTACGAGAGCCGTACCTCGGGCGTCCACGAGGTGCGCTATCGGCTGAACCGCGCGGGCCTGAGCGTCGACGGGCACGAGGGTCTCGAATTGATCGAGGCCACACCGGATGTCGTGGTTCTTGCGGTGCCGGGCGAGCGCGGTGCGGTGCGGCGGCGATTCGAGATCGGCCGCTACGGCGATCTGGTGGCCGTGGATTCGCCGCTGGGACCGGTGTCGCTGCGCAAACTGCCGCGCTTCTCCGATCCCGCCGACCAGGTCGCCGAGGGCTCGCTGCTGGCGCCGATGCCCGGATCGGTGATCCGGCTGGGCGCCGAGATCGGCAGCACCGTGGTGAAGGGACAGCCGATCCTGTGGCTCGAGGCGATGAAGATGGAGCACACCATCGCGGCCCCCACCGACGGCGTGCTCGCCGAATTGAATGTGGCCGCCGGCCAGCAGGTCGAGGTCGGGGCCGTCCTCGCCGTCGTCCACGCCCCCGACCCGGCCGAATGA
- a CDS encoding acyl-CoA dehydrogenase family protein: MSFIETDEQKALRAAVAALAAKYNYRDYVVAKARANEPLDELWNEAGKLGFLGVNLPEEYGGGGAGIYELALVMEELSAQGAGLLLMVVSPAICGTIITKYGTEEQKQYWLTRLADGSSKMVFGITEPDAGSNSHNITTTARRDGGDWILNGRKIFISGVDQAEAVLIVSRTEDSKTGKLKPALFIVPTDTPGFQKNRQEMDIIEPDNQFTLFLDDVRLPATALVGEEDAAIAQLFAGLNPERILGAAMATGMGRYAIDRAVEYARERQVWKTPIGAHQGISHPLAQVKIEVELAKLMMQKAAVLYDSGDDFGAAEAANMAKYAAAEASIKALDQAIQTHGGSGLTSDVGLAAMLGAARIGRVAPVSREMVLNFVAQHSLGLPKSY, encoded by the coding sequence ATGAGTTTCATCGAGACCGACGAGCAGAAGGCACTGCGCGCCGCGGTGGCCGCGCTCGCCGCGAAGTACAACTACCGCGACTACGTCGTGGCCAAGGCCCGTGCCAACGAACCGCTCGACGAATTGTGGAACGAGGCGGGCAAACTCGGCTTCCTCGGCGTGAATCTGCCGGAGGAGTACGGCGGCGGCGGTGCCGGCATCTACGAGCTGGCGCTGGTCATGGAGGAACTGTCGGCGCAGGGCGCGGGCCTGCTGCTGATGGTGGTCTCGCCCGCGATCTGCGGCACCATCATCACCAAGTACGGCACCGAGGAACAGAAGCAGTACTGGCTGACCCGGCTGGCCGACGGTTCGTCGAAGATGGTCTTCGGCATCACCGAGCCCGACGCCGGTTCCAACTCGCACAACATCACCACCACCGCGCGCCGGGACGGCGGCGACTGGATACTCAACGGCCGCAAGATCTTCATCTCCGGCGTCGATCAGGCCGAGGCGGTGCTGATCGTCTCGCGCACCGAGGATTCCAAGACCGGCAAGCTGAAGCCGGCCCTGTTCATCGTCCCCACCGACACTCCCGGCTTCCAGAAGAACCGCCAGGAGATGGACATCATCGAGCCGGACAACCAGTTCACGCTGTTCCTCGACGATGTCCGGCTGCCCGCCACGGCACTGGTCGGTGAGGAGGACGCGGCGATCGCGCAGCTGTTCGCCGGGCTGAACCCCGAGCGGATCCTGGGTGCGGCGATGGCGACGGGGATGGGCCGCTATGCCATCGACCGCGCGGTGGAGTACGCCCGGGAGCGGCAGGTGTGGAAGACCCCGATCGGTGCGCATCAGGGCATTTCGCATCCGCTGGCGCAGGTGAAGATCGAGGTCGAACTCGCCAAGCTGATGATGCAGAAGGCCGCGGTGCTCTACGACTCCGGCGACGACTTCGGTGCCGCGGAAGCGGCGAACATGGCGAAATACGCCGCGGCCGAGGCGAGTATCAAGGCGCTGGATCAGGCGATCCAGACCCACGGCGGATCCGGGCTCACCTCGGATGTGGGCCTCGCGGCCATGCTCGGCGCGGCCCGCATCGGCCGGGTGGCGCCGGTCAGCCGCGAAATGGTGCTCAACTTCGTCGCCCAGCATTCGCTGGGCCTGCCGAAGTCGTACTGA
- a CDS encoding enoyl-CoA hydratase family protein yields the protein MAVLTLDSPHNRNALSSTLVRELLDGLRRAGADDRARGVILTHTGNTFCAGADLKEALDADPAAAADIRTRWMIEVLRGIVELPKPVIAQIDGNVRAGGMGIVGACDIVVAGPASSFALTEARLGLAPFMISLTLLPRLTSRAAARYYQTGETFDPAEAERIGLITVAAADPAAEVARLCGELRKSSPQGLAESKRLVNAGLLAEFDRSADELAQRSASYFGTPEVIEGMTAFFQRRPPSWAE from the coding sequence ATGGCGGTGCTCACCCTGGATTCTCCGCACAACCGGAATGCGCTGTCCTCGACGCTGGTCCGGGAGTTGCTCGACGGGCTGCGCCGGGCCGGGGCCGATGACCGGGCGCGCGGTGTGATCCTCACCCATACCGGCAACACCTTCTGCGCCGGTGCGGATCTGAAGGAAGCGCTCGACGCCGATCCCGCCGCGGCCGCCGATATCCGCACCCGCTGGATGATCGAGGTATTGCGCGGCATCGTCGAACTGCCCAAACCTGTGATCGCGCAGATCGACGGCAATGTGCGGGCCGGCGGTATGGGGATCGTCGGCGCCTGCGACATCGTCGTCGCCGGGCCGGCGAGCAGCTTCGCGCTGACCGAGGCGCGACTGGGCCTGGCGCCGTTCATGATCTCGCTCACCCTGCTCCCGCGGTTGACCTCGCGTGCGGCCGCCCGGTACTACCAGACCGGGGAGACCTTCGACCCTGCCGAAGCCGAGCGGATCGGATTGATCACCGTCGCCGCCGCGGATCCGGCCGCCGAGGTCGCTCGGCTGTGCGGGGAACTGCGTAAGAGTTCCCCGCAGGGTCTGGCCGAGAGTAAGCGGCTGGTGAACGCCGGCCTGCTCGCCGAATTCGATCGCAGTGCCGATGAGCTGGCTCAACGCTCCGCGAGCTATTTCGGAACGCCCGAGGTCATCGAGGGTATGACGGCCTTCTTCCAGCGCCGTCCGCCGAGCTGGGCAGAATGA